A part of Raphanus sativus cultivar WK10039 unplaced genomic scaffold, ASM80110v3 Scaffold0056, whole genome shotgun sequence genomic DNA contains:
- the LOC130500903 gene encoding uncharacterized protein LOC130500903, giving the protein MNVEWCIQTRAVKYLFKYIHKGPDYASAAMDKEDEDGVIDEIKTYYDCRYITACESSWRVLAFPTHFRTTSVEKLGFHLPDKELVFFDEDEPIENILKKKSVNQSMFLARFIANQKYPEARDLTYAEFPTKFVWKASMREWVPRKRGFAIGRIAHINPAQDELYFVRVMLNWVRGPKSYEDIRTVDGVVYSTYEDACYALGLMDDDKEYIEAIKDCSDNSSGTYARKLFSRMLVSKTLSQPHVVWEATWEYLTDDILYKKRRQTGNPELNLTIDQIKNIALTEIQNHLLSNGRSLQKWPLMPKPDDFGCYNGNRLIDDELKYVVEDQLKENERLMAMITDEQRGVYNEILDAVLNDSGGVFFLYGYGGTCKTFVYRALSSAIRSRRMIVLNTASSGIAALLLEGGRTAHSRFGIPIDADEFTTCKKLEPGSDRAELVKAAKLIVWDEAPMMSRHCFETLDRSMRDIIRSSEDKPFGGKVVVFGGDFRQILPVIPGGGRAETVLQALNSSYLWEHCKVLKLTKNMRLLAGLTDDAAKDLQSFSKWILDVGDGNINLPNDGQVDIDIPSDLLIKNIGEDPIQTIAKELPGEYKVYLSSDNIIPSDVDVEENVTYPTEFLNSVRVAGMPRHNLKLKVGAPIMCLRNLDLVDGLCNGTRLIVTQLLPHVIEGRIITGNSTAGDEVLIPRMYVSPPDTKFPFRMRRRQFPVTLAFAMTINKSQGQTLESVGLFLPRPVFSHGQLYVALSRVKSRSGLKILITGRMGGDDYEDRYYFILGKSVLTILIMVSH; this is encoded by the exons ATGAATGTCGAGTGGTGCATCCAAACGCGTGCTGTTAAGTATCTTTTCAAATATATCCATAAGGGACCTGATTATGCTTCAGCTGCAATggataaagaagatgaagatggcgtCATCGACGAAATCAAAACATATTACGACTGCag atatataactGCATGCGAGTCGTCGTGGCGGGTTCTTGCTTTTCCTACACATTTTCGTACTACTTCTGTAGAGAAACTTGGATTTCATCTCCCGGATAAGGAGCTGGTGTTTTTTGATGAAGATGAACCTATTGAGAATATCCTGAAGAAAAAATCTGTCAACCAATCCATGTTTCTGGCAAGGTTCATAGCAAATCAAAAATATCCAGAGGCAAGAGATTTGACATATGCCGAATTTCcaacaaaatttgtttggaaagcAAGTATGAGAGAATGGGTACCACGTAAACGAGGCTTTGCGATAGGGAGGATTGCACATATTAATCCAGCACAAGATGAGCTATATTTCGTAAGAGTAATGCTAAATTGGGTAAGAGGGCCGAAATCGTACGAGGATATAAGAACAGTTGATGGTGTTGTATATTCTACATACGAAGATGCTTGCTATGCTTTGGGTTTGATGGATGATGACAAGGAATACATAGAAGCTATCAAAGATTGTAGTGATAATAGTTCTGGCACGTATGCGAGGAAGCTTTTTTCGAGAATGTTGGTATCCAAAACATTATCTCAGCCTCATGTTGTGTGGGAAGCTACTTGGGAGTATCTAACCGACGATATTCTCTACAAGAAACGACGACAAACTGGAAATCCCG AGTTGAACTTGACCATAGATCAGATCAAAAACATTGCTCTAACCGAGATCCAAAATCATTTGCTTAGCAATGGTCGTAGCCTCCAGAAATGGCCCCTAATGCCAAAGCCAGATGATTTTGGTTGTTACAACGGCAATCGCCTTATAGATGATGAGCTTAAGTATGTTGTGGAAGATCAGCTAAAGGAAAATGAAAGACTTATGGCGATGATAACAGATGAGCAAAGAGGGGTTTACAACGAGATTTTGGATGCAGTTTTAAATGATAGCGGTGGAGTGTTCTTTCTTTATGGTTATGGAGGCACATGTAAAACCTTCGTATATAGAGCACTCTCATCAGCAATCCGATCTAGACGTATGATTGTTCTAAATACCGCATCCAGTGGAATTGCTGCATTATTGTTGGAAGGAGGTAGAACCGCACATTCCAGGTTTGGTATTCCGATAGATGCCGACGAGTTTACTACTTGCAAGAAACTGGAGCCAGGATCAGATCGTGCAGAATTAGTTAAAGCAGCAAAGCTCATTGTATGGGATGAGGCGCCTATGATGAGCAGACACTGTTTCGAGACTTTGGATCGTTCTATGCGTGATATTATAAGATCTTCTGAAGACAAACCTTTTGGAGGTAAAGTAGTTGTTTTCGGTGGAGATTTCAGACAGATTTTACCGGTTATACCTGGAGGTGGTAGAGCAGAGACTGTTTTGCAAGCTCTGAATTCGTCATATCTTTGGGAGCACTGCAAAGTTTTGAAGCTAACAAAAAACATGAGATTGCTCGCTGGTCTTACTGATGATGCAGCAAAAGACCTTCAATCCTTCTCAAAATGGATTTTGGATGTTGGAGATGGAAACATAAATTTGCCAAACGACGGTCAAGTTGACATTGACATCCCTTCTGATCTGTTGATCAAAAATATTGGAGAAGATCCTATTCAGACTATTGCAAAGGag ttgccag GTGAATACAAGGTTTACCTTAGCTCTGACAATATAATCCCATCCGATGTTGATGTAGAAGAAAATGTTACCTATCCAACAGAGTTTTTGAACAGTGTTAGAGTGGCAGGAATGCCTAGACATAATTTGAAGCTGAAGGTTGGTGCTCCTATTATGTGTCTCCGTAACTTGGATTTGGTAGATGGCTTATGCAATGGTACTAGGCTAATTGTTACTCAGTTGCTCCCCCATGTCATAGAAGGTAGAATTATAACTGGAAACAGTACTGCTGGAGACGAAGTCTTGATTCCTAGAATGTATGTCAGTCCACCTGACACAAAGTTTCCCTTCAGAATGCGTCGAAGACAGTTTCCCGTTACACTGGCTTTCGCGATGACCATCAACAAAAGTCAAGGTCAAACACTAGAAAGTGTCGGTTTGTTTTTGCCTAGGCCAGTGTTCTCTCATGGTCAGCTCTACGTTGCACTTTCAAGAGTT